The stretch of DNA AACCATACGAAAGTATATCCGTGAACAAGAGAAACATGAAAAGGACCAGTTAAACTTGTATGATTAAGAGCCCCAAGGGGGCTTTCCCAATGTTAATAGCCCCCTTTGAGGGGGCAACCTGAGACCTCCAGCTCTGCTGGAGGAGCCTCACTTATCTCTGTTTGATTTGGCAACAGGGAAACCGGTTACTGAATCACTCCGGTCAGAGATGGAATTACCCGGGATCACTTCTGTTCCTTCGGCCGTAGGGGAGAAATCCGCAGATTACGCAGATTACGCAGATTTTTTTTCGTATCAAAAAATGGGGCCTGTGCCTGATTTTTTCGTGGTCATTATTGTGGCTATTTTTCTTGCGTTTTTCCGCAGTGGTCATTATTGTAACTACAAAACATAATTCAACTGGAGTGCCAATATGCAGACAATTGAGTCCTTCGTGCCGATCACCAAGGCAAAGGCAAAACTCCTGGACATGGTGCGTCAGTTGCACGACACGGACGACACCATAGCTATTACCAAAAACGGGGTACCGGAGGCTGTTCTGCTGTCCATGAAAAAATTTGAAGGATTGTTGGAGACTATCGATATCCTGGCCGATCCTCAAATGATGAGACAGATCAAGGGCTCCGCCAAAGATGTGAAGGCAGGCCGCCTGATTGATATTGAGAAGGCGTTTGAATGAAATATCAGGTAAGGATTACGTCCTATGCCGACTCTCAGGCCAGGAAGCTCAACCCTGAAGTAAAAAAAGCCGCCAGAGAGGCTTTACGGGAGCTTGCCGAAAATCCGTACCTCGGCAAAGAACTCCAACGCGAATTAAGCGGCTTCTGGTCGTA from Pseudomonadota bacterium encodes:
- a CDS encoding type II toxin-antitoxin system Phd/YefM family antitoxin; the encoded protein is MQTIESFVPITKAKAKLLDMVRQLHDTDDTIAITKNGVPEAVLLSMKKFEGLLETIDILADPQMMRQIKGSAKDVKAGRLIDIEKAFE
- a CDS encoding type II toxin-antitoxin system RelE/ParE family toxin produces the protein MKYQVRITSYADSQARKLNPEVKKAAREALRELAENPYLGKELQRELSGFWSYRFLRYRIVYQADPEEKIIIVWAIGHRRDIYETLGSHLL